A single window of Fusobacterium sp. JB019 DNA harbors:
- a CDS encoding WYL domain-containing protein, translated as MEKKIRVTLPIDIFDIIKNDAEDFKVSQNFLYNYLFENYKSLKFNSNYSSANNKKIIQFSLNKNNLENYYSFLLDNNIQIEAKFFRNIIIAYAVKSKKNRELFIFKELINRIKYAIKNNKQIILTFQDKSKKRISPFLVASSELELKNYLFSYDESEKNFKNFLIRNIKNVYISTKERTIKNTDFIGQVVKNFNPFLSINNYIVVRFSQEGLKTFEKLKTNRPKILESNNLIYKFECSLEQGKRYFSYFFSDVEILEPLELRNWFKNQYEKGKKLYNI; from the coding sequence ATGGAAAAGAAAATAAGAGTAACGCTTCCAATTGATATATTTGACATTATAAAAAATGATGCTGAAGATTTTAAAGTTAGTCAAAACTTTTTATACAACTATCTTTTCGAAAATTATAAAAGTTTAAAATTTAATTCTAATTATAGCAGTGCTAATAATAAAAAAATTATTCAATTTAGTTTAAATAAAAATAATTTAGAAAATTATTATAGTTTTTTATTAGATAATAATATACAAATAGAAGCAAAATTTTTTAGAAATATAATTATAGCTTACGCTGTAAAATCTAAGAAAAATAGAGAATTATTTATTTTTAAAGAATTAATAAATAGAATAAAATACGCTATCAAAAATAATAAACAAATAATTTTAACTTTTCAAGATAAATCTAAAAAAAGAATATCTCCATTTTTAGTTGCCTCTTCAGAACTAGAATTAAAAAATTATTTATTCTCTTATGATGAGTCTGAGAAAAATTTTAAAAATTTTTTAATTAGAAATATTAAAAATGTCTATATTTCTACTAAAGAAAGAACAATTAAAAATACAGATTTTATTGGCCAAGTTGTTAAAAACTTTAATCCTTTTCTTTCTATAAATAATTATATAGTTGTTCGATTTTCACAAGAAGGTCTAAAAACATTTGAAAAATTAAAAACTAATAGACCAAAAATCTTGGAAAGTAACAACTTAATTTATAAATTTGAATGTTCCTTAGAACAAGGAAAAAGATATTTTTCTTATTTTTTTAGTGATGTAGAAATTT